A window of the Zeugodacus cucurbitae isolate PBARC_wt_2022May chromosome 4, idZeuCucr1.2, whole genome shotgun sequence genome harbors these coding sequences:
- the LOC105214093 gene encoding oxysterol-binding protein-related protein 11, whose translation MDTNINRVLNQTLRHPLHGLLFKYTNVMKGWQYRWFTVDSQTGTLSYYLCDSSSTGEESAPSAQVLAGAPRGQVHLAGAVVCPSDEDSRTFSIGCASGDTLKLRAADARSRQEWVDGLRAVVESHTKAMDISNASTLPPRELLAASDAMVSARQALYLTEQCNASLARTIENIECATFSPTDPDLLLLKAISTASTQCLHQCLSLLQRHEEIHNTSGESAGVY comes from the exons ATGGATACCAATATAAATCGTGTGCTAAACCAAACCTTGCGTCATCCATTGCACGGACTGCTCTTCAAATACACCAATGTAATGAAAG GTTGGCAGTACCGCTGGTTCACAGTGGACTCACAGACCGGTACACTTAGCTATTATTTGTGTGACTCCTCCTCGACTGGTGAGGAATCAGCGCCATCGGCACAGGTTCTAGCTGGCGCGCCACGTGGACAGGTGCATTTAGCAGGCGCTGTAGTCTGCCCGAGTGATGAAGATTCACGCACTTTCTCAATCGGCTGTGCCTCGGGCGATACACTGAAATTGCGTGCAGCTGACGCACGTTCGCGACAGGAATGGGTCGATGGCTTGCGTGCCGTCGTAGAGAGTCATACGAAAGCTATGGATATAAGTAATGCATCAACACTGCCGCCGCGTGAATTGTTAGCCGCATCAGATGCGATGGTATCGGCGCGACAAGCGCTCTATCTAACCGAACAATG CAATGCCTCACTAGCGCGTACAATCGAGAATATTGAATGCGCGACATTTTCGCCAACCGATCCGGATTTACTGCTGCTTAAAGCCATTTCGACAGCAAGCACACAATGTTTGCATCAGTGTTTGAGCCTTTTGCAGCGACACGAAGAGATACACAACACAAGCGGAGAGTCAGCAGGTGTTTACTAG